A genomic window from Chlorobium phaeobacteroides DSM 266 includes:
- a CDS encoding YdbL family protein: MTFSAIKKPLFSVFVLMMVVIGLSLPAYALDLETARSQGLAGEVDNGLLAVPPGSPGDAQGLIGTINNQRRAEYAKVAAENNLSLDVVGGMMFQKIYTRLPAGTWVQVQGKWTKKAR, from the coding sequence ATGACTTTTTCAGCGATAAAAAAACCGCTTTTCAGCGTTTTCGTACTTATGATGGTTGTTATCGGCCTCTCGCTCCCGGCCTATGCGCTTGATCTTGAAACCGCCCGGTCGCAGGGGCTCGCCGGTGAGGTAGACAATGGACTTCTTGCCGTCCCCCCGGGATCTCCTGGCGACGCTCAGGGACTTATCGGGACCATTAACAACCAGCGGCGAGCAGAATACGCAAAGGTTGCGGCAGAAAACAATCTCTCGCTCGATGTTGTAGGAGGAATGATGTTCCAGAAAATCTACACCCGACTCCCTGCAGGAACATGGGTACAGGTCCAGGGGAAATGGACAAAAAAAGCCCGATAA
- a CDS encoding DUF2141 domain-containing protein: protein MKKLSPFFLFLFFFTARILHTTENISPVLDKSDQKGSIIVHIQNLKKPEGLLGVALFSSEQGFPGKSERAFAKKGVKITATSQDVTFDNIPYGTYAISVFHDENSNEKLDTMIFGIPKEGVGVSNNPKMTGPPKFKRSKILSLPQNRKEMIILMKYI, encoded by the coding sequence ATGAAAAAACTCTCCCCTTTTTTTTTGTTTTTATTTTTCTTCACCGCAAGAATACTTCACACGACGGAAAACATCTCTCCTGTTCTTGACAAATCTGATCAAAAAGGATCTATCATTGTTCATATTCAGAATCTGAAAAAACCTGAAGGATTGCTTGGCGTTGCACTCTTCTCCTCAGAACAGGGATTTCCCGGCAAATCGGAGAGAGCTTTTGCAAAAAAAGGAGTAAAAATTACTGCCACGTCACAGGATGTAACATTTGACAATATTCCCTATGGAACGTACGCCATAAGTGTTTTCCATGATGAAAACAGTAATGAAAAACTGGATACGATGATTTTCGGGATTCCAAAAGAGGGCGTCGGGGTTTCCAATAACCCGAAAATGACAGGCCCGCCTAAATTTAAGCGCAGCAAAATTTTATCCTTGCCTCAAAACCGGAAAGAGATGATAATTTTAATGAAATATATATAA
- a CDS encoding DinB family protein: protein MNWKELLTRQTEQAYKVVTHLVGLCNDSELNWKPDEENNWMTTAQLLYHTANSGGKPMNGFASGSWTSHEHVDGDMEKSKKMMPPATSMPGVSSIAEALQLLEADKSLALETIANVSEEDLATKPSPAPWDPKPVILGIRLLEMVEHLNQHKAQLFYYLKLQNKSVGTFDLYGV, encoded by the coding sequence ATGAACTGGAAAGAACTGTTGACCCGTCAAACCGAACAGGCCTACAAGGTAGTAACCCACCTGGTCGGCCTTTGCAATGATAGCGAACTGAATTGGAAGCCCGACGAGGAGAATAACTGGATGACCACAGCACAACTCCTCTACCATACGGCAAATTCCGGAGGAAAGCCCATGAATGGATTTGCTTCAGGAAGCTGGACATCACATGAGCATGTTGACGGCGACATGGAGAAATCAAAAAAAATGATGCCCCCGGCTACATCTATGCCTGGCGTATCAAGTATTGCCGAAGCTCTTCAATTGCTTGAAGCCGATAAAAGTCTTGCACTTGAGACCATTGCCAATGTGAGTGAAGAAGATCTGGCAACAAAACCTTCCCCTGCGCCATGGGATCCGAAACCTGTGATACTCGGCATACGGCTTCTTGAGATGGTGGAACATCTGAACCAGCATAAGGCGCAGCTTTTTTATTATCTGAAACTTCAGAACAAATCGGTAGGAACCTTTGATCTCTATGGAGTTTAG
- the istB gene encoding IS21-like element helper ATPase IstB: MERTITTIQEHARELNLTGLAGTVDLLLEEARKSEPSYSDFALTLLESELSCRRKAHLERRRKIANLPLLHDLDHYDSGVQNGISQVQLQQLRQLLWLDQNFNLILIGPSGTGKSYLAGGLCHEALKLGYHALFRTMDDLIQTIRFKEITAAAAREYKRLLSAHLLVIDDIMMFPLEKSVAVGLFQLVNQLHEQTSFIITTNKSPKEWAEMLGDEVLATALLDRLLYKCEVIKLTGKSYRLEHRTTIFEQQQSPEGGGNRRKKQLPLQKGVGNHCKMT, translated from the coding sequence ATGGAAAGAACCATTACCACCATACAGGAACACGCCCGAGAACTTAATCTCACCGGGCTGGCAGGAACCGTCGATCTCCTGCTCGAAGAAGCGCGCAAAAGCGAACCATCCTACAGTGATTTTGCGCTGACCCTGCTTGAAAGTGAACTCTCCTGCCGACGGAAAGCTCATCTTGAACGGCGCCGGAAAATAGCAAACCTTCCGTTGCTCCATGATCTTGATCATTATGACTCGGGAGTGCAAAACGGGATCAGCCAAGTCCAGCTCCAGCAGTTACGGCAACTGCTCTGGCTCGACCAGAACTTCAACCTGATCCTTATCGGGCCAAGCGGAACCGGCAAGAGCTATCTTGCTGGCGGGCTCTGCCATGAAGCGCTGAAACTCGGTTATCACGCACTGTTCCGCACCATGGATGACCTCATCCAGACTATCAGGTTCAAAGAGATTACAGCGGCGGCAGCAAGAGAGTACAAACGATTGTTGAGTGCGCATCTGCTGGTTATCGACGACATCATGATGTTCCCGCTGGAAAAAAGTGTTGCCGTCGGGCTGTTCCAGCTTGTCAACCAACTGCATGAACAGACATCATTCATCATTACCACCAATAAAAGCCCGAAAGAGTGGGCAGAGATGCTTGGCGACGAGGTTCTTGCGACGGCTCTGCTTGATCGGCTGCTCTACAAGTGCGAAGTCATTAAACTGACCGGCAAGAGCTACCGGCTCGAACACCGGACAACCATCTTCGAACAACAACAATCGCCGGAAGGAGGGGGCAATCGTAGAAAAAAGCAACTACCACTTCAAAAAGGAGTAGGAAATCATTGCAAAATGACGTAA
- a CDS encoding BaiN/RdsA family NAD(P)/FAD-dependent oxidoreductase — MALKGDLLIVGGGASGMLAALGARDTLRNLHIPDDAFTIILLERNARQGAKLRISGGGKCNVTHEGESGELLLKGFFDKAERRFLKHSFFSFTNSDLCSLLDRYGVKTAARPDGKVFPVSERAADVLKAFEAMLLDAGINMISSCRASALKRDSEQFTVDSSRGQFNSSALILAVGGVSYATTGTTGDGLAFARKFGHSVIDPSPALAPVVTKKVPPADLVGVSLRSVTLFVSVSHERVERRGDVLITHRGLTGPAVLSLSRQIAKFALQHRAAELYVDLFPAHTSTELQELFLQHARKNGTQMVRKFLQSAPIAPPSGSFAIFPYGTIPTALVPFIMRHAALEPDVRWSELKKDERKSLLDVLKRFPMGTVKSVPLDEGEVSAGGIALKEVNPKTMESRLVPGLYCCGELLDYAGEIGGFNLQAAFSTGWTAGRNAAERLAGGKHPNAGSSHLR, encoded by the coding sequence GTGGCGCTGAAAGGGGATTTGCTCATTGTCGGCGGGGGAGCGTCGGGGATGTTAGCTGCGCTTGGTGCTCGTGACACCCTGAGAAACCTTCACATACCTGATGATGCCTTTACGATAATCCTGCTTGAGCGCAATGCAAGGCAGGGCGCAAAACTTCGGATTTCTGGCGGAGGAAAATGCAATGTTACTCATGAAGGAGAATCCGGCGAGCTTCTGCTGAAGGGCTTTTTTGATAAGGCAGAACGGCGATTTCTTAAACATTCGTTTTTTTCGTTTACCAATAGCGATCTCTGTTCGCTTCTTGATCGTTACGGGGTAAAAACCGCAGCAAGACCTGACGGCAAGGTTTTTCCTGTTTCAGAGCGGGCTGCGGATGTTCTGAAAGCTTTTGAGGCAATGCTTCTTGATGCCGGAATCAATATGATTTCCTCATGCCGGGCAAGTGCTTTGAAGCGCGATTCAGAACAGTTCACGGTGGACTCATCCCGAGGGCAGTTCAACTCTTCGGCACTTATTCTTGCCGTTGGCGGGGTTTCGTACGCTACAACCGGTACGACGGGAGACGGACTTGCGTTTGCCCGAAAGTTTGGCCACAGCGTCATCGATCCTTCTCCTGCTCTTGCTCCGGTTGTAACAAAAAAAGTCCCGCCAGCAGATCTTGTCGGAGTATCGCTTCGTTCGGTCACGCTCTTTGTTTCAGTATCGCACGAGAGGGTGGAGCGCCGAGGCGACGTGTTGATAACACATCGCGGACTTACCGGGCCCGCCGTGCTTTCACTTTCCCGACAGATAGCCAAGTTTGCGCTCCAACACCGTGCGGCAGAACTTTATGTCGATTTATTTCCCGCTCATACATCCACCGAGTTGCAGGAGTTGTTTTTACAGCACGCTCGAAAGAACGGAACACAAATGGTGAGAAAGTTTCTGCAGTCAGCTCCCATTGCTCCTCCTTCCGGCTCTTTTGCAATATTTCCGTATGGTACGATTCCTACGGCGCTTGTGCCCTTTATCATGCGGCATGCAGCTCTTGAGCCGGATGTCCGTTGGAGCGAGCTGAAAAAGGACGAAAGAAAATCGTTACTCGATGTGCTCAAGCGTTTTCCAATGGGCACGGTAAAGTCGGTACCCCTTGATGAGGGTGAGGTCTCTGCCGGGGGTATCGCTTTGAAAGAGGTTAATCCCAAAACGATGGAGTCGCGTCTTGTGCCGGGGCTGTATTGCTGCGGAGAACTTCTCGATTATGCCGGAGAGATCGGCGGATTCAATCTGCAGGCAGCCTTTTCAACAGGCTGGACAGCAGGGAGGAACGCAGCGGAACGACTGGCAGGGGGAAAACATCCGAATGCCGGTTCGTCCCACCTGCGATAG
- a CDS encoding YnbE family lipoprotein has product MKQTLALFTLSAIAIGSLMTGCSPTVKVEAPDKPIVINMNIKIDHEIRIKVDRELDSLLDNKKGLF; this is encoded by the coding sequence ATGAAACAAACCCTTGCTCTCTTTACGCTTTCAGCGATCGCCATCGGATCGCTGATGACTGGATGCAGCCCTACAGTAAAGGTTGAAGCCCCTGACAAGCCCATCGTCATCAACATGAACATCAAAATCGATCATGAAATCAGAATCAAGGTTGACCGTGAACTCGACTCTCTTCTTGACAATAAGAAAGGTTTATTCTAA
- a CDS encoding intermembrane phospholipid transport protein YdbH family protein: MKWPLKIIAVLLLLALLVPAAAWISFPWYAQSLIDRALQGKPFRVEVSGVGIPLPGSIGFRSVKLVFITPPDNCIPAATTYTINLGSGKLSWITESEEKGITSSIIPHKLHADLTLEADSLHLLPDPENFTFEDGNPRISIKLNILRKKGLSMEFHPLDIAYSIGSATVKKDKLQLSGLNYDIHVARAEGWQQPLDTLTVAKLYSDGNPSPAGNFRALFGSKRNSFKPCSLILSNCSVDLFQWNATSDHIEYDLKEQKTRFTLNLAEIPLNELPGFKQAGKNTVSAEGTLSGAIPVEFQDSTVQVRNAVVVAGKGSTIVYYTSHNKPWFSLSIGPQNSAGELLKNFNATIILNSRHKNLSGIAVQNISTDIFEGTLNSSPFFFDPAKNEMMMTLTMNNIRLPDHLTWHGESRGTFSGGVSGTIPVTYGKKGILFGNTHLVSTLTFRDISLNSLPGLSREGTKTPFASGNINGVLPIEFRDSTLLIRKGMVEGEKGSKIIFYDKKNQPLLSFDLGTKKEGGRLLKNLNGSFTFINGSKKNAAIDIKNLSTEIFGGTLNATPFTFGNAGKSASLTIKLNKISALDRVKLYGEFKAALQGDITGTVPLSIGNKSFSITKARLLSKGGGTISITPKTTKQTTSERIMGASKPDADYLFSEPGLWFSRSFDGTLVADFAMKKFVHRNSGGELILSSPKGKAVLWRNKKNPDLITLENFSAGFFDGTIGIQKADYDMVKKSTETTIALNGIPIQKLLDLQGTKKIYATGAIKGTLPVKIKDQVFEILDGDMAAEENGQIIYATTPEERAAANQGLRTTYEALSNFLYAELFSSITMAPDGKSHINIQLKGANPDYQAGRPIELNLNIEQNLLDLMRSLSISGNIEQVISEKALNMGN; this comes from the coding sequence GTGAAATGGCCGCTGAAAATCATCGCGGTTCTGCTGTTGCTGGCGCTCCTTGTTCCGGCAGCAGCATGGATTTCCTTTCCATGGTATGCCCAGTCTCTGATTGACCGGGCTCTTCAGGGAAAACCTTTTCGCGTTGAGGTATCGGGTGTGGGCATTCCCTTACCGGGCAGCATAGGGTTCCGTTCTGTCAAACTTGTATTTATAACCCCACCCGACAACTGCATACCTGCAGCGACAACCTATACCATTAATCTCGGTAGCGGAAAACTCTCATGGATTACTGAAAGTGAAGAAAAAGGGATTACGAGCAGCATCATCCCGCATAAACTTCATGCAGATCTCACCCTTGAGGCAGACTCACTTCACCTGCTTCCCGATCCAGAAAACTTCACATTCGAAGACGGTAACCCCCGCATAAGCATAAAACTCAATATCCTGCGCAAGAAAGGACTTTCAATGGAATTTCATCCACTTGATATCGCCTATAGTATCGGAAGTGCGACTGTAAAAAAAGACAAGCTCCAACTGTCAGGCCTTAATTACGATATACACGTTGCACGTGCTGAGGGTTGGCAGCAACCTCTCGATACGCTTACCGTTGCAAAACTTTACAGCGACGGCAACCCTTCTCCTGCAGGCAACTTCAGAGCCTTGTTCGGATCGAAACGAAACTCATTCAAACCATGCTCGCTCATTCTCAGTAACTGCTCAGTCGATCTTTTTCAATGGAATGCAACTTCTGACCATATCGAATACGATCTGAAAGAACAGAAAACCCGCTTTACCCTTAACCTTGCGGAAATTCCGCTGAACGAACTGCCGGGGTTCAAACAGGCAGGAAAAAATACAGTATCCGCAGAAGGAACATTGAGCGGAGCCATCCCTGTTGAGTTTCAGGACTCTACCGTACAAGTGCGCAATGCAGTGGTTGTTGCCGGAAAAGGATCCACTATCGTCTATTATACCAGTCATAACAAACCCTGGTTTTCCCTGAGTATTGGGCCTCAAAATAGCGCAGGAGAACTCCTGAAAAATTTCAATGCTACTATCATACTCAACAGTCGGCACAAAAATCTCTCCGGTATTGCCGTTCAGAACATTTCAACCGATATTTTTGAAGGGACCCTCAATTCATCACCATTTTTTTTCGATCCGGCAAAAAACGAAATGATGATGACGCTCACCATGAACAACATCCGCTTGCCAGACCACCTTACCTGGCACGGTGAATCCAGGGGCACCTTCAGCGGAGGAGTAAGCGGAACAATTCCTGTTACGTACGGGAAAAAAGGGATTTTATTCGGAAACACCCATCTTGTTTCAACTCTCACATTCAGAGACATCTCCCTCAACTCCCTGCCCGGGCTGAGCAGAGAAGGCACAAAAACTCCTTTTGCCTCGGGAAACATCAATGGAGTCCTGCCAATCGAATTTCGCGATTCAACGCTGCTGATTCGCAAAGGAATGGTTGAGGGTGAAAAAGGTTCAAAAATTATTTTCTACGATAAAAAGAACCAACCGTTACTCTCCTTTGATCTTGGCACGAAAAAAGAGGGCGGCAGGCTGCTCAAAAACCTTAACGGTTCCTTCACCTTCATAAACGGCAGCAAAAAAAATGCTGCGATTGACATAAAGAATCTTTCAACCGAAATATTCGGAGGAACACTCAATGCAACTCCCTTTACATTCGGCAACGCCGGAAAAAGCGCATCGCTGACCATCAAGTTGAATAAGATAAGCGCTCTTGACCGGGTAAAACTCTATGGAGAGTTCAAGGCTGCTCTTCAGGGAGATATAACAGGAACGGTTCCTCTTTCAATCGGCAATAAAAGCTTTTCGATTACCAAAGCCCGACTCTTGTCAAAAGGAGGGGGAACCATCAGCATAACCCCTAAAACCACGAAGCAGACAACCTCGGAACGCATCATGGGCGCATCGAAACCTGACGCCGATTACCTGTTCAGCGAACCTGGTCTTTGGTTCAGCCGCTCGTTCGATGGAACATTGGTTGCCGATTTTGCCATGAAAAAATTCGTCCACCGAAACTCGGGTGGCGAACTGATCCTGAGTTCACCAAAAGGAAAAGCCGTACTCTGGCGCAACAAAAAGAACCCGGATCTGATAACTCTTGAAAATTTCAGCGCAGGCTTTTTCGATGGCACAATCGGCATCCAAAAGGCAGACTATGATATGGTTAAAAAAAGCACTGAAACAACAATTGCACTCAACGGCATTCCCATTCAGAAACTGCTTGACCTGCAGGGAACAAAAAAAATATATGCGACGGGTGCAATAAAGGGAACGCTGCCCGTCAAAATCAAAGACCAAGTATTCGAGATACTTGACGGCGACATGGCTGCCGAAGAGAACGGACAGATCATTTACGCAACGACTCCGGAAGAGCGTGCAGCTGCTAATCAGGGGCTGCGAACAACCTATGAAGCCCTCTCAAACTTTCTCTATGCCGAGCTGTTCAGTTCGATAACCATGGCTCCGGATGGCAAATCACACATTAATATCCAGCTCAAGGGCGCAAACCCGGACTATCAGGCAGGACGACCCATAGAGCTGAACCTGAACATCGAGCAGAACCTGCTCGACCTCATGCGGAGCCTCTCCATCTCAGGGAATATCGAACAGGTCATCTCCGAAAAAGCACTCAATATGGGCAACTAA
- the istA gene encoding IS21 family transposase: protein MYNKVKEFAREGLSIRQISRKTGMDRVTVRKFLRMTDEEFSAFLALQKRRLRKLQPYEQFVKDRVTDYPDCSATQVEDWLKEHHPVFPEVTTRTIYSFVQWIRKAYDLPKPKGTPRAYHPVEQLPYGEQAQVDFGEYWMASADACKVKVHFMIMLLSRSRRKFVSFSQQPITTRFVLEAHEQAFSFFEGIPHTLVYDQDSTIVTDENRGAILYTEAFRKYLLHRSLKIHLCRKSDPESKGKIEAGVKYVKYNFLPGRRFVNLEVLNQEALLWLERTANAKEHATTRLIPDAEWQVEKQHLRPFEPLPYPISCTVGKEYHVRKDNTISYRGNFYSLPVGTYAGPGTLVVLEVRQNTLCLYAQEGRLLANHPIESGKGTVVINNNHRRDTSSKLRELQDSLMLLFTNQEHAERFLESIHNRYPRYSRDQFLHVRNAISGCQQKLIDDALAHCVDHHLFSSGEFHDILHHYRKQEEKQSHQAVFNTFRPKTLRSDMDRMLSFVPDSSGITTYENIFS from the coding sequence ATGTACAACAAAGTTAAGGAATTTGCCCGAGAAGGATTAAGCATCCGCCAAATCAGTCGAAAGACGGGCATGGACAGAGTGACGGTGCGCAAGTTCCTCCGCATGACCGATGAGGAATTCAGTGCGTTTCTTGCTCTGCAGAAGCGGCGCCTCCGAAAATTGCAGCCTTATGAACAGTTCGTCAAGGATAGGGTTACCGACTATCCTGACTGCAGTGCAACTCAAGTTGAAGACTGGCTGAAGGAGCATCACCCTGTTTTTCCGGAGGTAACGACTCGAACGATCTACTCTTTTGTCCAGTGGATCCGAAAAGCCTATGATCTTCCAAAACCGAAAGGAACCCCTCGTGCCTATCATCCGGTCGAGCAACTTCCTTACGGAGAGCAGGCGCAGGTTGATTTCGGTGAGTACTGGATGGCGAGTGCTGATGCCTGCAAAGTGAAGGTGCACTTCATGATCATGCTGCTCTCCCGAAGCCGCAGGAAGTTTGTCAGCTTCAGCCAGCAACCGATTACGACCCGTTTTGTGCTTGAGGCTCATGAACAGGCATTTTCTTTTTTTGAGGGCATACCGCACACACTGGTCTATGATCAGGATTCCACCATTGTTACCGATGAGAACCGGGGTGCTATCCTCTATACTGAGGCATTCAGGAAATACCTGTTGCACCGCAGTCTGAAGATCCATCTCTGTCGGAAAAGCGATCCGGAAAGCAAAGGAAAAATCGAGGCCGGCGTCAAATATGTGAAGTACAACTTCCTGCCGGGGCGACGCTTCGTCAATCTTGAAGTCCTGAACCAGGAAGCGTTGCTCTGGCTTGAACGAACAGCCAATGCCAAGGAACATGCCACAACGCGGCTGATACCTGATGCTGAATGGCAGGTGGAGAAACAGCATCTTCGTCCTTTTGAACCCTTACCCTATCCGATTTCCTGTACTGTCGGTAAAGAGTATCACGTTCGCAAAGACAACACGATCTCGTATCGAGGGAATTTCTATAGCCTGCCGGTCGGCACCTATGCAGGGCCGGGGACACTGGTTGTGCTGGAAGTCAGGCAGAACACCCTTTGTCTCTATGCTCAAGAGGGCAGGTTGCTGGCCAATCACCCGATTGAGAGCGGCAAAGGCACCGTGGTGATCAACAACAACCATCGCCGTGATACCTCCTCCAAACTGCGAGAGTTGCAGGATTCGCTCATGCTGCTTTTCACCAATCAGGAACACGCGGAACGGTTTCTTGAAAGCATCCACAACCGTTATCCCCGATACAGTCGAGACCAGTTCCTGCATGTACGCAATGCCATCAGCGGATGCCAGCAGAAGCTGATTGATGATGCCCTCGCACACTGTGTCGATCATCATCTCTTTTCGTCCGGTGAGTTCCATGATATCCTGCACCATTACCGGAAGCAGGAGGAAAAACAGAGTCATCAGGCGGTGTTCAACACCTTCCGCCCGAAAACACTCCGAAGTGATATGGACAGGATGCTCTCGTTCGTGCCGGACAGCAGTGGCATAACCACCTATGAAAACATTTTCAGTTAA